One window of Kryptolebias marmoratus isolate JLee-2015 linkage group LG3, ASM164957v2, whole genome shotgun sequence genomic DNA carries:
- the cnga1a gene encoding cyclic nucleotide gated channel subunit alpha 1a: protein MTMSTSLPRLTVTAHTAAELTTHSEEQSEDDLAPQSNLLANMNNSNNNEEEKKRKKKKEKKEKKEKNVKKKKEENEAKDKEKEKEKEKKKEKEKEKEKEKEKEKDKDKEKPKELFVINPAGNLYYNWLFIITLPVMYNWTMIIARACFEELQHDYIIYWVFLDYSSDLIYLADMFFRTRTGYLEQGLLVKDEKLLRDNYVNSRQFHLDVVSMLPTDVFYFILGLDYPEIRINKLLRIGRMMEFFTRTETKTNYPNIFRIANLIMYILIIIHWNACLYFSFSKYIGFGADEWVYPALDDPEEPEFGKPMRKYAFSLYWSTLTLTTIGETPPPALDSEFLFHVVDFLVGVLIFATIVGNIATMISNMNAAQAQFQARIDNIKQYMQVRKVSKELELRVIKWFDYLWNNGKAQDEREVLRYLPDKLKAEIGIQVHMDTLKKVRIFADCEAGLLIQLVLKLKPQVFSPGDYICKKGDIGREMYIIKDGKLAVVADDGVTQFVVLGSGSYFGEISILNIKGSKAGNRRTANIRSIGYSDLFCLSKDDLMESLTEYPDAKAILEEKGRQILMKDGLIDLDPANIKPEAKELAEKVNKLYSTMELMQIKLKKILGNYKSSGKALKQRIIQLERLSGEDVEDEDEEEEKAKKEAKVEGEKKEGEKAEGDGEEKKEEGKGEDTEKKDEEQEEAKADEVKDEDKKEEKKADEKKKK from the exons ATGACCATGTCTACCAGCCTTCCCCGCCTCACCGTGACAGCTCACACAGCAGCTGAACTAACAACACACAGCGAAGAGCAAAGTGAGGATGACCT GGCACCTCAATCAAATCTTCTGgccaacatgaataacagcaaTAACAATGAAGA ggaaaaaaagagaaaaaagaaaaaagagaagaaagagaaaaaggagaagaacGT aaaaaagaagaaggaagaaaatgaagcaaaagacaaagaaaaggagaaagaaaaagagaaaaaaaaagagaaggaaaaagagaaggaaaaggagaaagaaaaggaaaaggataAGGACAAAGAAAA GCCCAAAGAGCTATTTGTCATTAATCCTGCCGGGAATTTGTATTACAACTGGCTTTTCATCATCACTTTACCTGTCATGTATAATTGGACTATGATCATAGCCAG GGCGTGCTTTGAAGAGCTACAGCACGATTACATAATCTACTGGGTTTTTTTGGACTACAGCTCGGACCTTATCTACCTGGCTGATATGTTCTTCAGGACTAGaacgg GTTATCTTGAACAAGGCCTGTTAGTGAAAGACGAGAAGTTGCTCCGGGATAACTACGTCAACAGTCGCCAGTTTCATCTCGACGTTGTCTCCATGCTGCCAACGgatgttttctattttatccTGGGCCTCGACTATCCAGAGATCCGCATCAACAAGCTGCTGAGAATCGGCCGGATGATGGAGTTCTTCACTCGGACAGAGACTAAAACCAACTACCCAAACATCTTTCGCATTGCAAACCTAATTATGTACATCCTAATTATCATCCACTGGAACGCCTGCCTGTACTTTTCGTTTTCTAAATATATTGGTTTTGGTGCAGATGAATGGGTCTACCCGGCTCTGGACGATCCTGAGGAACCAGAATTTGGGAAGCCAATGAGGAAGTACGCTTTCAGTCTCTACTGGTCCACACTGACCCTGACCACCATTGGAGAAACCCCACCGCCAGCTCTTGACTCTGAATTTCTCTTCCACGTAGTGGACTTCTTAGTTGGAGTCCTGATCTTTGCCACCATTGTAGGAAACATTGCCACCATGATTTCCAATATGAACGCTGCCCAAGCTCAGTTCCAGGCCCGCATTGACAACATTAAGCAGTACATGCAG GTTCGAAAGGTCAGCAAGGAGCTTGAGTTGCGAGTCATCAAGTGGTTTGACTACTTGTGGAATAACGGTAAAGCTCAGGATGAGAGAGAGGTGCTGAGGTATCTCCCCGACAAGCTGAAAGCAGAAATAGGCATCCAGGTCCATATGGACACCTTGAAGAAAGTCCGGATCTTTGCAGACTGTGAGGCAGGCCTTCTGATCCAGCTCGTCCTGAAACTAAAACCACAGGTATTCAGCCCTGGAGACTACATCTGCAAGAAGGGCGACATTGGCCGAGAGATGTACATAATAAAAGACGGCAAACTCGCTGTTGTTGCTGATGATGGTGTCacacagtttgttgtgttgggAAGCGGGAGCTACTTTGGTGAAATCAGCATCCTTAATATTAAAGGCAGCAAAGCAGGCAACAGGAGGACAGCCAACATTCGCAGCATCGGATACTCTGaccttttctgtctgtcaaaaGATGATTTAATGGAATCGTTGACTGAGTATCCAGATGCTAAAGCCATTCTGGAGGAGAAGGGCCGTCAGATCCTCATGAAAGATGGTTTAATAGATTTGGATCCTGCCAACATCAAGCCTGAGGCTAAAGAACTGGCGGAGAAGGTAAATAAGTTGTACAGTACAATGGAGCTGATGCAGATTAAACTTAAGAAGATTTTGGGAAATTACAAGAGCTCTGGCAAAGCTCTGAAACAGCGAATCATCCAATTGGAGCGCCTGAGCGGAGAGGACGTAGAagatgaagacgaggaggaagagaaagcaaaaaaagaagcaaaagttgaaggagagaaaaaagaaggtgAAAAGGCTGAAGGAGATGGAGAGGAAAAGAAGGAAGAAGGAAAGGGTGAGGACACtgagaaaaaagatgaagagcAGGAAGAAGCAAAAGCTGATGAAGTAAAAGATGAAgataaaaaagaggagaaaaaggcagatgagaaaaagaaaaaataa